Proteins from a single region of Gasterosteus aculeatus chromosome Y, fGasAcu3.hap1.1, whole genome shotgun sequence:
- the LOC120809418 gene encoding cryptochrome-2 isoform X1, which translates to MAVNSVHWFRKGLRLHDNPVLQEALDGADGARCVYILDPWFAGAANVGINRWRFLLEALEDLDSSLKKLKSRLFVIRGQPTDVFPRLFKEWEVTRLTFEYDPEPYGKERDGAIIKMAQEFGVETIVRNAHTLYDLDRIIEANNNSPPLTFKRFQAIVSRLELPRRPLPPISQQQMDRCRTNIADNHNQQYSIPSLEELGFRTEGLPPAVWHGGESEALDRLNKHLDKKVWVANFEPPRVNTCSLYASPTGLSPYLRFGCLSCRVLYYNLRELYMKLRKRCSPPLSLFAQLLWREFFYTAATNNPNFDRMEANPICVQIPWDQNPEALAKWAEGRTGFPWIDAIMTQLRQEGWIHHLARHAVACFLTRGDLWISWESGMKVFEELLLDADWSVNAGSWMWLSCSAFFQQFFHCYCPVGFGRRTDPSGDYIRRYIPMLKDYPDRYIYEPWNAPQSVQKAANCVVGVDYPKPMINHAEGSRLNIERMKQVYQQLSHYRGLSLLASVPTIQEEAEPPMTDESLSGSGPDSADYEAAGCSTAPDFSTVYPSSTFAPYPDLEGAANIRPSQTLSGSSGSRTQSCIAAAAVSTGAHVPCPNVSPSTQPSCRGQRRKGLTRKVRRNQRQRGRKEEVRGAEEAGREERMEEDVEPHEETMEEGTLEDISRHQQ; encoded by the exons GTTCCTGCTGGAGGCGTTGGAAGACCTGGACAGCAGTCTGAAGAAGCTCAAGTCCAGATTGTTTGTAATCAGAGGGCAGCCGACAGATGTTTTCCCAAGGCTCTTTAAG GAGTGGGAAGTGACCAGACTGACATTTGAATATGACCCAGAGCCTTATGGGAAAGAGAGGGATGGGGCCATCATCAAGATGGCCCAAGAGTTTGGAGTGGAGACCATTGTCAGAAATGCACACACCCTCTACGACCTGGATAG gATAATAGAGGCAAACAACAACAGTCCTCCTCTGACCTTTAAGCGGTTCCAGGCCATTGTGAGCAGACTGGAGTTACCCAGGAGACCTCTGCCTCCGATCAGCCAGCAGCAGATGGACAGATGTCGCACTAATATAGCTGACAACCACAACCAGCAATACAGTATACCTTCACTGGAAGAACTCG GATTCAGGACTGAAGGTTTGCCTCCAGCTGTGTGGCACGGAGGAGAGTCGGAGGCCTTGGACCGACTCAACAAACATCTGGACAAAAAG gtGTGGGTAGCCAACTTTGAGCCCCCTCGTGTCAACACGTGTTCTCTGTATGCGAGTCCGACTGGCCTCAGCCCCTACCTGCGCTTTGGCTGTCTGTCCTGTCGGGTTTTGTACTACAACCTCAGAGAGCTGTACATGAAG CTGCGTAAGCGCTGCAGTCCTCCGCTCTCCCTGTTCGCCCAGCTGCTGTGGAGAGAGTTCTTCTACACAGCGGCTACAAACAACCCAAACTTTGACCGCATGGAGGCGAACCCCATCTGTGTGCAG ATCCCATGGGACCAGAACCCAGAGGCACTGGCCAAGTGGGCCGAGGGTCGGACTGGCTTTCCCTGGATCGACGCCATAATGACTCAGCTCAGACAGGAGGGCTGGATCCACCACCTGGCCCGGCACGCCGTGGCTTGTTTCCTCACCAGGGGAGACCTGTGGATCAGCTGGGAGAGCGGCATGAAG GTGtttgaggagctgctgctggatgccGACTGGAGCGTGAATGCTGGGAGCTGGATGTGGCTGTCCTGCAGCGCCTTCTTCCAGCAGTTCTTCCACTGCTACTGTCCGGTGGGCTTTGGAAGGAGAACGGACCCCTCAGGAGACTACATCCG GCGTTACATCCCCATGCTGAAGGACTATCCCGACCGGTACATCTATGAGCCGTGGAATGCCCCGCAGTCGGTCCAGAAGGCAGCAAACTGTGTGGTGGGAGTGGATTACCCAAAACCCATGATCAACCACGCAGAGGGCAGCCGGCTCAACATCGAGAGAATGAAACAAGTTTACCAACAGCTGTCCCACTATCGAGGACTCA gtctcCTAGCATCTGTACCAACGATccaagaggaggcggagccaccGATGACCGATGAGTCACTGAGCGGCAGTGGCCCTG ACTCTGCTGATTATGAAGCAGCTGGCTGCTCCACAGCTCCAGATTTTTCCACAGTCTACCCATCCTCCACCTTTGCCCCATACCCAGACCTGGAGGGTGCAGCAAACATCCGCCCATCCCAGACCCTCAGTGGCTCCTCCGGCTCGCGCACACAGTCCTGTatagccgccgccgccgtgtcTACAGGGGCTCATGTCCCATGTCCCAACGTGTCCCCGTCCACTCAGCCCTCCTGTCgggggcagaggaggaaaggCCTCACTCGTAAGGTGCGGCGCAACCAGAGGCAGCGAGGACGCAAGGAGGAAGTAAGGGGagcagaggaagcaggaagggaggagaggatggaggaggacgtTGAACCGCATGAGGAGACAATGGAGGAAGGTACTCTTGAAGACATCAGCAGACATCAGCAGTGA
- the LOC120809418 gene encoding cryptochrome-2 isoform X2 → MAVNSVHWFRKGLRLHDNPVLQEALDGADGARCVYILDPWFAGAANVGINRWRFLLEALEDLDSSLKKLKSRLFVIRGQPTDVFPRLFKEWEVTRLTFEYDPEPYGKERDGAIIKMAQEFGVETIVRNAHTLYDLDRIIEANNNSPPLTFKRFQAIVSRLELPRRPLPPISQQQMDRCRTNIADNHNQQYSIPSLEELGFRTEGLPPAVWHGGESEALDRLNKHLDKKVWVANFEPPRVNTCSLYASPTGLSPYLRFGCLSCRVLYYNLRELYMKLRKRCSPPLSLFAQLLWREFFYTAATNNPNFDRMEANPICVQIPWDQNPEALAKWAEGRTGFPWIDAIMTQLRQEGWIHHLARHAVACFLTRGDLWISWESGMKVFEELLLDADWSVNAGSWMWLSCSAFFQQFFHCYCPVGFGRRTDPSGDYIRRYIPMLKDYPDRYIYEPWNAPQSVQKAANCVVGVDYPKPMINHAEGSRLNIERMKQVYQQLSHYRGLSLLASVPTIQEEAEPPMTDESLSGSGPDLEGAANIRPSQTLSGSSGSRTQSCIAAAAVSTGAHVPCPNVSPSTQPSCRGQRRKGLTRKVRRNQRQRGRKEEVRGAEEAGREERMEEDVEPHEETMEEGTLEDISRHQQ, encoded by the exons GTTCCTGCTGGAGGCGTTGGAAGACCTGGACAGCAGTCTGAAGAAGCTCAAGTCCAGATTGTTTGTAATCAGAGGGCAGCCGACAGATGTTTTCCCAAGGCTCTTTAAG GAGTGGGAAGTGACCAGACTGACATTTGAATATGACCCAGAGCCTTATGGGAAAGAGAGGGATGGGGCCATCATCAAGATGGCCCAAGAGTTTGGAGTGGAGACCATTGTCAGAAATGCACACACCCTCTACGACCTGGATAG gATAATAGAGGCAAACAACAACAGTCCTCCTCTGACCTTTAAGCGGTTCCAGGCCATTGTGAGCAGACTGGAGTTACCCAGGAGACCTCTGCCTCCGATCAGCCAGCAGCAGATGGACAGATGTCGCACTAATATAGCTGACAACCACAACCAGCAATACAGTATACCTTCACTGGAAGAACTCG GATTCAGGACTGAAGGTTTGCCTCCAGCTGTGTGGCACGGAGGAGAGTCGGAGGCCTTGGACCGACTCAACAAACATCTGGACAAAAAG gtGTGGGTAGCCAACTTTGAGCCCCCTCGTGTCAACACGTGTTCTCTGTATGCGAGTCCGACTGGCCTCAGCCCCTACCTGCGCTTTGGCTGTCTGTCCTGTCGGGTTTTGTACTACAACCTCAGAGAGCTGTACATGAAG CTGCGTAAGCGCTGCAGTCCTCCGCTCTCCCTGTTCGCCCAGCTGCTGTGGAGAGAGTTCTTCTACACAGCGGCTACAAACAACCCAAACTTTGACCGCATGGAGGCGAACCCCATCTGTGTGCAG ATCCCATGGGACCAGAACCCAGAGGCACTGGCCAAGTGGGCCGAGGGTCGGACTGGCTTTCCCTGGATCGACGCCATAATGACTCAGCTCAGACAGGAGGGCTGGATCCACCACCTGGCCCGGCACGCCGTGGCTTGTTTCCTCACCAGGGGAGACCTGTGGATCAGCTGGGAGAGCGGCATGAAG GTGtttgaggagctgctgctggatgccGACTGGAGCGTGAATGCTGGGAGCTGGATGTGGCTGTCCTGCAGCGCCTTCTTCCAGCAGTTCTTCCACTGCTACTGTCCGGTGGGCTTTGGAAGGAGAACGGACCCCTCAGGAGACTACATCCG GCGTTACATCCCCATGCTGAAGGACTATCCCGACCGGTACATCTATGAGCCGTGGAATGCCCCGCAGTCGGTCCAGAAGGCAGCAAACTGTGTGGTGGGAGTGGATTACCCAAAACCCATGATCAACCACGCAGAGGGCAGCCGGCTCAACATCGAGAGAATGAAACAAGTTTACCAACAGCTGTCCCACTATCGAGGACTCA gtctcCTAGCATCTGTACCAACGATccaagaggaggcggagccaccGATGACCGATGAGTCACTGAGCGGCAGTGGCCCTG ACCTGGAGGGTGCAGCAAACATCCGCCCATCCCAGACCCTCAGTGGCTCCTCCGGCTCGCGCACACAGTCCTGTatagccgccgccgccgtgtcTACAGGGGCTCATGTCCCATGTCCCAACGTGTCCCCGTCCACTCAGCCCTCCTGTCgggggcagaggaggaaaggCCTCACTCGTAAGGTGCGGCGCAACCAGAGGCAGCGAGGACGCAAGGAGGAAGTAAGGGGagcagaggaagcaggaagggaggagaggatggaggaggacgtTGAACCGCATGAGGAGACAATGGAGGAAGGTACTCTTGAAGACATCAGCAGACATCAGCAGTGA
- the LOC120809418 gene encoding cryptochrome-2 isoform X3 produces MAQEFGVETIVRNAHTLYDLDRIIEANNNSPPLTFKRFQAIVSRLELPRRPLPPISQQQMDRCRTNIADNHNQQYSIPSLEELGFRTEGLPPAVWHGGESEALDRLNKHLDKKVWVANFEPPRVNTCSLYASPTGLSPYLRFGCLSCRVLYYNLRELYMKLRKRCSPPLSLFAQLLWREFFYTAATNNPNFDRMEANPICVQIPWDQNPEALAKWAEGRTGFPWIDAIMTQLRQEGWIHHLARHAVACFLTRGDLWISWESGMKVFEELLLDADWSVNAGSWMWLSCSAFFQQFFHCYCPVGFGRRTDPSGDYIRRYIPMLKDYPDRYIYEPWNAPQSVQKAANCVVGVDYPKPMINHAEGSRLNIERMKQVYQQLSHYRGLSLLASVPTIQEEAEPPMTDESLSGSGPDSADYEAAGCSTAPDFSTVYPSSTFAPYPDLEGAANIRPSQTLSGSSGSRTQSCIAAAAVSTGAHVPCPNVSPSTQPSCRGQRRKGLTRKVRRNQRQRGRKEEVRGAEEAGREERMEEDVEPHEETMEEGTLEDISRHQQ; encoded by the exons ATGGCCCAAGAGTTTGGAGTGGAGACCATTGTCAGAAATGCACACACCCTCTACGACCTGGATAG gATAATAGAGGCAAACAACAACAGTCCTCCTCTGACCTTTAAGCGGTTCCAGGCCATTGTGAGCAGACTGGAGTTACCCAGGAGACCTCTGCCTCCGATCAGCCAGCAGCAGATGGACAGATGTCGCACTAATATAGCTGACAACCACAACCAGCAATACAGTATACCTTCACTGGAAGAACTCG GATTCAGGACTGAAGGTTTGCCTCCAGCTGTGTGGCACGGAGGAGAGTCGGAGGCCTTGGACCGACTCAACAAACATCTGGACAAAAAG gtGTGGGTAGCCAACTTTGAGCCCCCTCGTGTCAACACGTGTTCTCTGTATGCGAGTCCGACTGGCCTCAGCCCCTACCTGCGCTTTGGCTGTCTGTCCTGTCGGGTTTTGTACTACAACCTCAGAGAGCTGTACATGAAG CTGCGTAAGCGCTGCAGTCCTCCGCTCTCCCTGTTCGCCCAGCTGCTGTGGAGAGAGTTCTTCTACACAGCGGCTACAAACAACCCAAACTTTGACCGCATGGAGGCGAACCCCATCTGTGTGCAG ATCCCATGGGACCAGAACCCAGAGGCACTGGCCAAGTGGGCCGAGGGTCGGACTGGCTTTCCCTGGATCGACGCCATAATGACTCAGCTCAGACAGGAGGGCTGGATCCACCACCTGGCCCGGCACGCCGTGGCTTGTTTCCTCACCAGGGGAGACCTGTGGATCAGCTGGGAGAGCGGCATGAAG GTGtttgaggagctgctgctggatgccGACTGGAGCGTGAATGCTGGGAGCTGGATGTGGCTGTCCTGCAGCGCCTTCTTCCAGCAGTTCTTCCACTGCTACTGTCCGGTGGGCTTTGGAAGGAGAACGGACCCCTCAGGAGACTACATCCG GCGTTACATCCCCATGCTGAAGGACTATCCCGACCGGTACATCTATGAGCCGTGGAATGCCCCGCAGTCGGTCCAGAAGGCAGCAAACTGTGTGGTGGGAGTGGATTACCCAAAACCCATGATCAACCACGCAGAGGGCAGCCGGCTCAACATCGAGAGAATGAAACAAGTTTACCAACAGCTGTCCCACTATCGAGGACTCA gtctcCTAGCATCTGTACCAACGATccaagaggaggcggagccaccGATGACCGATGAGTCACTGAGCGGCAGTGGCCCTG ACTCTGCTGATTATGAAGCAGCTGGCTGCTCCACAGCTCCAGATTTTTCCACAGTCTACCCATCCTCCACCTTTGCCCCATACCCAGACCTGGAGGGTGCAGCAAACATCCGCCCATCCCAGACCCTCAGTGGCTCCTCCGGCTCGCGCACACAGTCCTGTatagccgccgccgccgtgtcTACAGGGGCTCATGTCCCATGTCCCAACGTGTCCCCGTCCACTCAGCCCTCCTGTCgggggcagaggaggaaaggCCTCACTCGTAAGGTGCGGCGCAACCAGAGGCAGCGAGGACGCAAGGAGGAAGTAAGGGGagcagaggaagcaggaagggaggagaggatggaggaggacgtTGAACCGCATGAGGAGACAATGGAGGAAGGTACTCTTGAAGACATCAGCAGACATCAGCAGTGA